CTGACTGATCGCCGCCTTCACCGTCGAACGCTGGAACGGCTTGGTAATCAGGAAGGTCGGCTCGGGGCGCTCCCCGGTCAGCAAACGCTCAGGGAACGCGGTGATGAAGATCACGGGCACGTTGAACTGTGCGAGGATGTCCTTGACCGCATCGATGCCCGAACTGTCGTCGGCCAGCTGAATGTCGGCAAGGACAAGGCCGGGGCGATCCTCCAGCGCCAGCGCGACCGCCTCGTCGCGGGTAACCGCGACCCCGGTGACGTCATGGCCCTGATCGCGGACGATCGTCTCAAGGTCCATCGCGATCAGCGGCTCATCCTCGATGATCAGCACGCGCGCGCGGGTCTGGCGCTCGATCTCCGACAACGCCTGCGAGACGAGGTCCTCGACCGAATCGGCGGATTCGTCGAGCAGATAGGCAGCGTCCTCGCTGGTGAATCCCTCCATCGCGGTCAGCAGCAGCGCCTGGCGCGAACGCGGCGCGAGCCGGGCGAGCCGGGCGCGGGCAATCGCCTCATTCTCGGTGGGATTGCCGACATCGCCTGGATCGCGATCGGCGTCGGGATGCGTCGAACCCCAGATTGCCTGGAAGGTGCGGTACAGGCCGAGCCGCGGGTCCACGCTGCGCGGAAATTCGTCCGGTGCCGCGACGATCGCTTCAAGCGTCGCGCGGACATAACGGTCGCCCTCGGTCTGGCTGCCGGTGAGCGCGCGGCCATAGCGGCGCAAAAAGGGAAGATGAGGCGCGAGCTGCTGTCCAAGCGACATGGGAACATATTCTCCTTCGGCGATACCGGCTGTTTGGCTGCGGTATCGGTGCATTACAAGTCGGCTGCTGGTCCAAAGGAAGCCCCTCCCCGGATTTCGCATCGCCTGTGGAACAAACGAGCTTGGGATTGGTTTCATCCCCGCTGCACGACCATGACGTCGTTCAGTCCGCGACTTGCAGCCGCGTCAGTTTTTGTGCATCCGCCCACGACCCGGGCAATCAGGGGGA
The genomic region above belongs to Sphingomonas sp. J315 and contains:
- a CDS encoding response regulator, yielding MSLGQQLAPHLPFLRRYGRALTGSQTEGDRYVRATLEAIVAAPDEFPRSVDPRLGLYRTFQAIWGSTHPDADRDPGDVGNPTENEAIARARLARLAPRSRQALLLTAMEGFTSEDAAYLLDESADSVEDLVSQALSEIERQTRARVLIIEDEPLIAMDLETIVRDQGHDVTGVAVTRDEAVALALEDRPGLVLADIQLADDSSGIDAVKDILAQFNVPVIFITAFPERLLTGERPEPTFLITKPFQRSTVKAAISQALFFDQATVPAN